The region TGTTTGACCAAACATTGCCATCTCTGCAAATGGTCCCACATTAAGGCTCATCGAGCTTACAGATACCAAAGTATAGCTTTCCAAAATTGCACGGATCAAAATGTGATGACCGTTAATTGCGAGGAAAACCAAGGTTCCCAAGGAAGTATAGAAAGACTCCATCGCATTACCAGACGTCCCAAGCAATGGATTGAACATCTGACCGGCAGATAAACCCACGCTCATAGCGATAAGATCCCCCACCATAGAGACAACGAAAAAGAAGATGCGGGTTAAAAATCCCAAGGACAATCCGACAATGATCTCCCTGGCAGCTAATGACACGATTTCATTGGAAATTACCAAGTAATCGACGTTGCCAATTTTAACCAACGGATACATTAAAACGCTTAAAATAAGGGATAGCAAAATTTTAACAGGAGTCGGAATGGTACCTGCACCAAAGAATGCAGACGCCACCACAAAAGCAATCATTCGCAAAAAAATCAATGCGAACAATAAAAGTTGTGCTTCGGTGAAGGCCGTCCAATTCAACATCTAAACTATTCCCTGACCATCGCTGGAATATTATCAATCAGCGTGGCTGTGTAAGTCGTCATCACATCCATCATCCACGGCCCCGCCAGAACAATCACAACCGCAACCACGATCATTTTTGGAATGAACGTCAAAGTCGCCTCGTTGATCTGAGTCAAAGCTTGGAAAATGGAAACCGCTAAACCCACTACCAGCGTGCTGATCAAAAGAGGTGCCGACAACATAGCTGTTGTACGTAAAGCATCCTGACCAAGTTTAATCACTAATTCTTCAGTCACTATTCACCTCAACCGAAACTTTTAACCATCGAACCGATTAAGAGTCCCCAACCGTCGACAAGTACAAAAAGCATAATTTTAAATGGAAGCGAGATCACAATTGGCGGAAGCATCATCATACCCATGGCCATCAGTACGCTGGATGCCACGATGTCGATCACCAGAAACGGAAGAAAGATAATGAAACCAATTTGGAACGCTGTTTTAAGTTCAGAAACAACGAACGCCGGCACCAGAACCATCGTTGGAACTTCAGCGCGCGTTTTTGGTTTTTCTACTTTTGAAAGTCTGACGAACAATGCCAAGTCAGAATCACGCGTCTGATTGAACATAAACTTACGTAGTGGAGCCAGAGAACTTTCAAGAGCTTGCTCTTGAGTAATGGCACCTTTCAAATAAGGCTGAACACCTTTGGTGTTGATCTCATTGAATGCCGGCTGCATCACAAAGAACGTGAGGAATAAAGACAAACCCACCAATAACTGATTGGGTGGCATTTGCTGCACACCCATGGCCTGTCTTAAAAAAGACAACACGATAATAATACGAGTAAAGCCCGTCATCATGATCAAGATGCCCGGTGCTAAAGTCAGCACCGTCATGATCATCACAAGTTTAATCGCATTAACCACTTCATTTGGGTTTTCCGAAGTTTTAAAACCTAGGTTTACTGTCGGCAAAGTCACTTGCGCAAAGGCATGTGAACTTGTTAGCAAAACAAGTGGCAGCAGAATCAAACTCCAAAGAGTCAGTTTCTTAAAGTTCACTGAAAATTCCTCATGCCTTTCAAACGTTTTGAAACAATGTCTTTGATCCCGCTGATCGCGAACTCCTCATCAGCATCCATCGCTGGCGTTTCTTTCTGGCGAGTTTTGAATGTGACACGCTCTCTGGGCTCCGACGAGGCTTCAAACTGATCTTCATCTTCGTCAAAAGTAGCCATTGTTTTCCCAAAGCTTTTTGGAGCTTCTTCTGGAATTTCATCATCAAGCAAAGACAAGGACTTGATCATTGAAATATTGTGATCGGTCACGCCGATCAGTATCGACTCACCAGCAACGCGAATGATTGCCAAACTTTTCTTAGGACCCAAGTAATGCTGTTGCAACACTTTGATCTGAGTCTGGTGTTTTCTTTCTTTAGGCACTGAATACTTGCGCAAGAAGATAAATGCACCGCAACCCACAAGGCCCAAGATTGAAAGAGTCATTAGAATACGGAACCAGCTTGAGCCTTCAGTTCCCGCATTTTTTTTGTTTTCTAAATTAAGTGGAATTTCAGATTCCTTGCGATTATCGATCTTTGGCAAATCTTTAGAAACAACAGCCTCTTGAGTTGTTGTTTCCGCAGGAACTGCCGCAGTTTCATTATTAGCTTCCGCAGCCACAGCTGCTGGAGCTGTGTTAGAGGTAGGGGCCTCTTTGTCTGCTGCGTGAGCAGAAACGGAAATCATAAAAAGTACCGCAAAAATCCACTTCATAACAAACCTCTTACTTAAGCTGCTCTACGCGCTCAGCTGGAGAAATGATATCTGTCAAACGTACACCGAATTTCTCATTCACTACCACGGCCTCACCGCGAGCAATCAACTTGTCATTCACATATACTTCCATTGGCTCACCAGCCAATTTATTCAATTCAATAACGCTACCTTGAGTCAGATTCAAAAGCTCACTCACTGGCATTTTCGTACGACCCAATTCCACTGTAACTTTCAATGGAATGTCTAAAATCAGATTCAAATTTCTGTCCTTAGCACCTGATAAGCCGTTCGTTTCTTTTTTCGGAGCTGCGCTGCCTTCAGCGGCCATTCCCGAAGCTTCTGCCATTAACTGATCTGCCAAGTCGTCCAATTTATCGTCTGTCATTTATCCCCCTACTTGATTACCGGACGAGTCACTTGGACAGCCACGGTTCCATGATGTATTCCGTAATAACCTAAAAACTTTTTGATACCTTCAATTTCAACTTCGAATTCGCCAGTAGCGTCTTGATCCAGTGGAATAACATCGCCCACTTTCAAGCTCATCATGTCGCGAAGTTTGATCTCGGTTTCACCCAAGTTCACTTTGATTTCTAAATCTGTTTCCAAAAGCTGTTCTTGGATTGTGGAGGTCCACAACTTCTTATCCGTTTGATCAGATTCAACTTGGAAACCAGTGGAAAGTTTCTGTTTAATAGGCTCGATCGTTGCGTAAGGGATTACGATTGAAACCGTACCCGACGCGTTTTCAAGCTCAACGTCAAAAGTGGAAGCGATAACCACGTCGGTCGGAGGAACGATACCTACGAACTGTGGATTGACTTCCGTACGAACAAATGAACATCCGATTTTTTCAACAGATGCCCATGCGGATTCAAGATCGTTGATTGCAAGGCCCACAACTTTTTGCACAATCTGAAGTTCGATCGGAGTAAAATCTTTACCGTCAATTTTAGTATAAGGACGATCAGCTCCACCAAAGAAGCTGTCCACCAATGCGTAAGCCAGTTTACTTTCGATGACGAAAAGAGCTGAACCACGCAAGTTACCGAAACGCAGAACACACATGCAAGTCGGCATCGGCAAAGTGTTAATGAACTCCCCGAATTTTAAAAATTCCGTACCTGTCAAAGTGATCGAAGCGATTTTACGAAGAGCCGAAGACAAAGAAACACGAAAAGCTCGCATGAACTTTTCGTAAATAACTTCAAGCTGTGGCAAGCGCCCACGAATGATACGGTCCTGGCTGGTTAAGTCGTAAGAAATGATTTTACGTTCTTCAACCTTGCCATGGCCGCCTCCGCTGCCACCGCCCCCACCACTGGAGGAATCATCTGACTTTGGAGCATCAGAAGAGGCAACATCTCCGTCGGAGACCGCGGCTAGTAGCGCATCAACTTCACTTTGAGAAAGTACCTGATTCATAGCCCTGCCTTAGTTATAAAGGAACTCAGTAAACAGCACGTTTGCAATCTTCCCTTGCACCAGGAAGGAGTTGATCGTGTCTTTAATTTCGTTTTTCAAACTGTCCCGACCTTCACGAGTAGAAACTTCCTCGTAAGTTTTAGAAGACAGAATAATGATAATGATGTCGCGGATTTGTGCTTTACGTTTGTCGATCTCTTCAGCGGCTTTTTCGCCCTTCAGTTCAAGCTCGATATTGACCTTCGCCACACGACGACCTTTAGAACCCGCAAGATTCACGATGAAAGTTTCCAAAGGAACCACTTTACCGACGATTTCTTTTTCTTCGGCTTCTTCCTTGTGTTGGGCTTCGGCTTCACCTTTAATGACGTTTTCGATTTTTGGTTCTGCAGCTTCTTTTTGTTTGCCTTTGAAAAGCATAAAGCCCACGCCTGCGACGATGAGCATATTGATCACTGCTAGAGCGATAAGAAGTATAGGCTTTTGTCCTGAACCGCCAGACGGAGCTGCTTCAGCTGCCGCCGCTTTTTCTTCTGCCATTCATCCTCCATGATGAACGACCACAGATGGGAGTGGTCTCAAGGAGAACATAAGCAACAGCAATGCCAACACGTCGAAAGTCTAGGCACCTATCCTGCAGTCTAACATATTTGAGTACAGGCAATTTTTGCCTCTTCGGCAAATGTTACCCTCCAATTTTTTTATGACAGTAGTCAAAAGTTTGGCGTCAGACTATTGACCTCCGCCGCGTTTACTTAACCGCAGACAGGTTCATAATTATGTTGAACCAAACCCCATTCATAAAGGAAGGAGATCTTTATGGAAAATCCAAGCCAACAATCCGGGGAAGGGCTTCAATCAAAATTCTGGGAAATATCCTCGGCTTTAAAAACGCAGTACGCGAACTTAAACCTATCCGAAGCTCAAATCAGAGACGCATTAAAAAGTCCCGATGATCTCATAAATATGATAAGCGAAAAAACCGGAATTTCTAAAGAAGCTGCTACCGAAAAAGTCCATTCCTTGATGGCCCAATATAATATCAGCGATGATCAGGCTAAATCATTTATGTCTCGCATGACTGAAAAAGTTGAACACGGCATTGACACAATCAAATCAAAATTCATCCACTAAATAGTGGATATGCAATAAGAAAGTCTCCCTGTGAATCATGGAGGCTTTCTTATTGGATTTTATCATCTCTAATAGGTACGATACTTCCATGACATCGTTGAAGAATCGCTTACTTGAATATTACGAAAAGAATGAAACTAAAGTTGATATCGCCTTTTTCTTAGGCGGTTTTGTTTTTGACGTTCTGACACTATCAGATGTGGACGATCCCCTGGGTATCGCACAACAGATCGTTTATCTGGGAGTCATAGGGCTCATCCTCTTTTACGATTTCTTAAGCACGCATGGACTGACGCAAATAAATCCGCGTATTTCTAAGTATTGGGAATACCGCAATTTGGCGGTTCACTTCTTATTGGGAAGTTTGCTCAGTGTTTATTCCCTCTTCTTCCTTAAGAGTGCCTCAATATTTTCATCTATCGTCTTCGTCGGACTGATGATGGGAATCATGATTGCAAATGAACTGAAAAGTGTGCAAAAAGCTGCGGTCGATTTGAAGGTGGGACTTTATGTCATCTGCTTGTTTGCATTTTTCTCAATGACCATTCCGGTGCTGCTCGGCTTTGTAGGCGTAACGACTTTTCTGGCCTCAATCATCTTAACTGGCGTCGTCGTTTACTATGCTTATCACTTGCTGAAGAAAAAAGTGAATAATCAGAAATTACTTTTAAGAAC is a window of Bdellovibrio sp. SKB1291214 DNA encoding:
- the fliR gene encoding flagellar biosynthetic protein FliR, with protein sequence MLNWTAFTEAQLLLFALIFLRMIAFVVASAFFGAGTIPTPVKILLSLILSVLMYPLVKIGNVDYLVISNEIVSLAAREIIVGLSLGFLTRIFFFVVSMVGDLIAMSVGLSAGQMFNPLLGTSGNAMESFYTSLGTLVFLAINGHHILIRAILESYTLVSVSSMSLNVGPFAEMAMFGQTAMILTIKMCAPVLVTIILVNLAMGILGRAVPQINVLVTSMPVTIMIGMTVVFICLPLMISEMHGLVEITASNLFKVMKAM
- a CDS encoding FliO/MopB family protein, with the protein product MKWIFAVLFMISVSAHAADKEAPTSNTAPAAVAAEANNETAAVPAETTTQEAVVSKDLPKIDNRKESEIPLNLENKKNAGTEGSSWFRILMTLSILGLVGCGAFIFLRKYSVPKERKHQTQIKVLQQHYLGPKKSLAIIRVAGESILIGVTDHNISMIKSLSLLDDEIPEEAPKSFGKTMATFDEDEDQFEASSEPRERVTFKTRQKETPAMDADEEFAISGIKDIVSKRLKGMRNFQ
- a CDS encoding flagellar basal body-associated FliL family protein, with translation MAEEKAAAAEAAPSGGSGQKPILLIALAVINMLIVAGVGFMLFKGKQKEAAEPKIENVIKGEAEAQHKEEAEEKEIVGKVVPLETFIVNLAGSKGRRVAKVNIELELKGEKAAEEIDKRKAQIRDIIIIILSSKTYEEVSTREGRDSLKNEIKDTINSFLVQGKIANVLFTEFLYN
- the fliP gene encoding flagellar type III secretion system pore protein FliP (The bacterial flagellar biogenesis protein FliP forms a type III secretion system (T3SS)-type pore required for flagellar assembly.), producing MNFKKLTLWSLILLPLVLLTSSHAFAQVTLPTVNLGFKTSENPNEVVNAIKLVMIMTVLTLAPGILIMMTGFTRIIIVLSFLRQAMGVQQMPPNQLLVGLSLFLTFFVMQPAFNEINTKGVQPYLKGAITQEQALESSLAPLRKFMFNQTRDSDLALFVRLSKVEKPKTRAEVPTMVLVPAFVVSELKTAFQIGFIIFLPFLVIDIVASSVLMAMGMMMLPPIVISLPFKIMLFVLVDGWGLLIGSMVKSFG
- the fliN gene encoding flagellar motor switch protein FliN, with product MTDDKLDDLADQLMAEASGMAAEGSAAPKKETNGLSGAKDRNLNLILDIPLKVTVELGRTKMPVSELLNLTQGSVIELNKLAGEPMEVYVNDKLIARGEAVVVNEKFGVRLTDIISPAERVEQLK
- the fliQ gene encoding flagellar biosynthesis protein FliQ; its protein translation is MTEELVIKLGQDALRTTAMLSAPLLISTLVVGLAVSIFQALTQINEATLTFIPKMIVVAVVIVLAGPWMMDVMTTYTATLIDNIPAMVRE
- the fliM gene encoding flagellar motor switch protein FliM, with translation MNQVLSQSEVDALLAAVSDGDVASSDAPKSDDSSSGGGGGSGGGHGKVEERKIISYDLTSQDRIIRGRLPQLEVIYEKFMRAFRVSLSSALRKIASITLTGTEFLKFGEFINTLPMPTCMCVLRFGNLRGSALFVIESKLAYALVDSFFGGADRPYTKIDGKDFTPIELQIVQKVVGLAINDLESAWASVEKIGCSFVRTEVNPQFVGIVPPTDVVIASTFDVELENASGTVSIVIPYATIEPIKQKLSTGFQVESDQTDKKLWTSTIQEQLLETDLEIKVNLGETEIKLRDMMSLKVGDVIPLDQDATGEFEVEIEGIKKFLGYYGIHHGTVAVQVTRPVIK
- a CDS encoding DUF2914 domain-containing protein, which encodes MDFIISNRYDTSMTSLKNRLLEYYEKNETKVDIAFFLGGFVFDVLTLSDVDDPLGIAQQIVYLGVIGLILFYDFLSTHGLTQINPRISKYWEYRNLAVHFLLGSLLSVYSLFFLKSASIFSSIVFVGLMMGIMIANELKSVQKAAVDLKVGLYVICLFAFFSMTIPVLLGFVGVTTFLASIILTGVVVYYAYHLLKKKVNNQKLLLRTLALPGFSVLGLFVILYFIGWIPPVPLTVQNMGVYHSVEKIEGKYLLSHENPSWRFWQTGDQDFIAEPGDKIYFFVKIFSPARFDDSVVVHWYYKDPRQGWISTDKVPMRISGGRKEGFRGFAMKQNYTAGEGRVSVETTDGREIGRIYFNVTKTEQASTDRRFTIEIM